In Flavobacterium sp. N3904, one DNA window encodes the following:
- a CDS encoding efflux RND transporter periplasmic adaptor subunit codes for MKIKNLVYALLIIGFGGFIAYRITSNNAKNNGSKDKENKDKPMTVTGIIVNPKTFDNNLSLSGSIEANEQIEIHSEVSGIVEGIYFQEGSNVSKGQLLFKVNDIELRAQLAQANTKEGLASENERRAKLLLQKEAISQEEYDIARADYKSAQAQSQLIKAQIAKTSVRAPFSGKIGLRTISPGTYITPTILVAKLVNSSKLKITFSIPEKYASQVKTNTPLSFTVEGSDEKFTAKVYAIEPEVAVATRTLQVRAITENSQGKLLPGTFANVALPLSIIKDAIVVPTEAIIPVQNGKKVYISKNGFAKEVMVETATRTDASILVLSGLKAGDTLLTSGVMSLKDETPVKVIIK; via the coding sequence ATGAAAATAAAAAATCTTGTTTATGCCTTATTGATAATAGGGTTTGGTGGATTTATCGCCTATAGAATTACTTCGAATAATGCCAAAAATAATGGTTCAAAAGACAAAGAGAATAAAGACAAACCAATGACCGTAACAGGCATAATAGTCAATCCTAAGACTTTTGATAATAACTTATCCCTTTCGGGTTCTATTGAGGCCAATGAACAAATTGAAATTCACTCGGAAGTATCAGGGATTGTTGAAGGGATTTATTTTCAAGAAGGAAGTAATGTTTCAAAAGGACAACTTTTGTTCAAAGTTAATGATATCGAATTAAGGGCACAATTGGCTCAGGCAAATACAAAAGAAGGTTTGGCTTCCGAAAATGAAAGAAGGGCCAAACTGTTGTTGCAAAAAGAAGCCATTAGCCAAGAAGAATATGACATTGCAAGGGCAGATTACAAATCAGCTCAAGCGCAAAGTCAGTTAATTAAAGCCCAAATTGCAAAAACATCGGTACGCGCTCCTTTTTCAGGAAAAATTGGACTTCGCACTATTTCGCCCGGAACTTACATCACTCCTACTATTTTGGTTGCCAAATTGGTAAACAGCAGTAAATTGAAAATTACTTTTTCTATACCTGAAAAATATGCTTCTCAGGTAAAAACAAATACCCCTTTGAGTTTTACCGTTGAAGGTTCTGACGAAAAATTTACGGCTAAAGTTTATGCTATTGAACCAGAAGTAGCCGTAGCTACCAGAACGCTTCAAGTAAGGGCAATTACAGAAAATAGTCAGGGAAAACTATTGCCGGGTACTTTTGCAAATGTTGCATTGCCTTTGAGTATTATAAAAGATGCAATTGTTGTACCTACAGAAGCGATTATTCCAGTTCAAAACGGTAAGAAAGTCTATATATCCAAAAACGGTTTTGCCAAAGAAGTTATGGTAGAAACTGCCACTAGAACCGATGCTTCTATCTTGGTACTTTCTGGTTTAAAAGCCGGAGATACTTTGTTGACTAGTGGTGTAATGTCATTAAAAGATGAAACTCCTGTTAAGGTAATCATTAAATAA
- the recG gene encoding ATP-dependent DNA helicase RecG, which yields MSNNLLETPIEFLKGVGPNRGALLRKELGIFKYGDLVNFFPNRYIDRTRYYKINELQNNVAEIQIIGKIINIKTVEFGRNQKRLVATFVDDTGQMDLNWFQGHKWIKESLKLNEVIVIFGKCAQYGNQYSMAHPEIELLSEHEKSLRSAMQPVYPSTETLANRGISNRVVNKMMHQLFLETQALFSETLPSYLINELKLIPKNAALFNIHFPKSAEILAKAQFRLKFEELFYIQLQLITKNLIRKHKIKGHPFTTVGQFFNDFYQNHLPFELTNAQKRVIKEIRTDMGSNAQMNRLLQGDVGSGKTIVAFMSMLLALDNGFQACLMAPTEILANQHFIGLSELATSLNINIKILTGSTKIAARRIIHEELENGTLQILIGTHALLEDKVKFQNLGLAVIDEQHRFGVEQRSKLWKKNAIPPHILVMTATPIPRTLAMSLYGDLDISVIDELPPGRKPIQTVHRFDSNRLKVWKFIRDEIALGRQIYIVYPLIQESEKMDFKDLMDGYESISRDFPLPQYSISILHGKMKPADKDAEMKRFSEGKTNIMVATTVIEVGVNVPNASVMIIESAERFGLSQLHQLRGRVGRGADQSYCILMTSFKLSSDSKTRMETMVSTNDGFEIAEVDLKLRGPGDLMGTQQSGVLNLQIADIVRDRDILLLARNYAIKILKEDAPLQKPENAILKAVFIELTKKKNIWNYIS from the coding sequence ATGTCCAACAACCTCCTAGAAACTCCCATAGAATTCCTCAAAGGCGTTGGTCCCAATCGGGGCGCGTTGTTGCGTAAGGAATTGGGAATTTTTAAATACGGAGATTTAGTCAATTTTTTTCCAAACCGCTATATCGATCGCACTCGCTATTATAAGATAAATGAGTTGCAAAATAATGTTGCCGAAATCCAGATTATAGGTAAAATAATTAATATAAAAACAGTCGAATTTGGTCGCAACCAAAAAAGATTGGTCGCCACATTTGTAGATGATACGGGGCAAATGGATCTCAACTGGTTTCAAGGTCACAAATGGATTAAAGAAAGCTTGAAGCTCAATGAAGTCATTGTTATTTTTGGAAAATGTGCTCAATACGGAAACCAATACAGTATGGCACATCCCGAAATTGAGTTGTTGAGCGAACACGAAAAAAGCTTACGTTCTGCAATGCAACCTGTGTATCCTTCAACCGAAACATTGGCAAATCGCGGTATATCGAATCGAGTCGTGAACAAAATGATGCATCAATTGTTTCTCGAAACACAGGCATTATTCAGTGAAACTTTGCCTTCATATTTGATAAACGAACTCAAATTGATTCCAAAGAATGCAGCTTTATTCAACATACATTTTCCCAAAAGTGCCGAAATTTTGGCGAAAGCTCAATTCCGGCTCAAATTTGAGGAACTGTTCTATATTCAGTTGCAATTGATAACGAAAAATTTGATTCGGAAGCATAAAATAAAAGGACATCCTTTCACAACAGTAGGCCAATTTTTCAATGATTTTTATCAAAATCACTTGCCTTTTGAATTGACAAACGCACAAAAAAGGGTAATCAAGGAAATTCGAACCGATATGGGGAGCAATGCCCAAATGAACCGATTGCTACAAGGTGATGTAGGTTCCGGGAAAACTATTGTTGCTTTTATGAGTATGCTTTTGGCTCTTGATAATGGTTTTCAAGCTTGTTTGATGGCGCCAACAGAGATTTTGGCCAATCAGCATTTTATAGGATTATCAGAATTGGCTACATCTTTAAATATAAACATCAAAATACTGACGGGATCAACCAAAATTGCGGCTCGTAGAATTATACACGAAGAATTGGAAAACGGTACTTTGCAAATCCTTATCGGCACACACGCTCTATTGGAAGATAAAGTGAAATTTCAAAATTTAGGATTGGCTGTTATCGACGAGCAACACCGCTTTGGAGTAGAACAACGATCCAAATTATGGAAGAAAAATGCAATTCCACCTCATATTTTGGTGATGACCGCCACTCCTATTCCTAGAACTTTGGCGATGAGTTTATACGGAGATTTGGATATTTCGGTGATAGATGAATTGCCTCCGGGGAGAAAACCTATTCAAACCGTACATCGTTTTGATTCGAATCGATTGAAAGTGTGGAAATTCATTCGGGATGAAATTGCATTGGGGCGCCAAATTTATATTGTTTATCCGTTAATTCAGGAATCGGAAAAAATGGATTTCAAGGATTTAATGGACGGTTACGAGAGTATTTCCAGAGATTTTCCATTGCCTCAATACTCTATTTCAATCCTTCACGGAAAAATGAAACCTGCCGATAAAGATGCCGAAATGAAACGTTTCTCCGAAGGGAAAACCAATATTATGGTAGCAACAACGGTCATAGAAGTCGGTGTCAATGTTCCCAATGCGAGCGTAATGATTATTGAAAGTGCCGAGCGTTTTGGACTGTCACAACTCCATCAATTGCGAGGGCGTGTGGGTCGCGGTGCCGATCAAAGTTATTGTATTTTGATGACTTCTTTCAAATTATCAAGTGACAGTAAAACCCGAATGGAAACAATGGTGAGTACCAATGACGGTTTCGAAATTGCCGAAGTCGATTTGAAACTTCGCGGTCCAGGAGATTTAATGGGAACACAACAAAGTGGCGTACTCAACCTTCAGATTGCCGACATTGTTCGGGATCGGGATATTTTACTTTTGGCACGAAATTATGCGATAAAAATTCTAAAGGAAGATGCCCCTTTGCAAAAACCAGAAAACGCTATCCTTAAAGCCGTTTTTATAGAATTGACCAAAAAGAAAAATATTTGGAATTATATAAGTTAG
- a CDS encoding YhcH/YjgK/YiaL family protein yields the protein MVIDKIENYRLYSQLTKRMAKGFEFITNTDLVALEPGKYEIENDAIFAIIQEYDTKDEKDCVLEGHHKYIDIQYVIQGVEFMGFVPLTNQEIVEENLEKDYTFYKGETSMLRVEEEMFTLFFPEDLHRQSVKAGQISKVKKVVVKVKI from the coding sequence ATGGTTATTGACAAAATTGAAAATTACAGGCTATACAGCCAACTTACCAAAAGAATGGCAAAAGGATTTGAATTCATTACAAATACTGATTTAGTTGCTTTAGAACCTGGAAAATATGAAATTGAGAACGATGCTATTTTTGCTATTATTCAGGAATATGACACCAAAGATGAGAAAGATTGTGTTTTAGAAGGGCATCATAAATATATCGATATTCAATATGTTATTCAAGGAGTTGAATTTATGGGATTTGTTCCGCTTACCAATCAAGAGATTGTTGAAGAAAATTTAGAAAAAGATTATACGTTCTATAAAGGCGAAACATCAATGCTTAGGGTAGAAGAAGAAATGTTTACATTGTTTTTTCCCGAGGATCTTCACAGACAAAGTGTAAAAGCAGGTCAAATTTCGAAAGTAAAAAAAGTAGTTGTAAAGGTGAAAATTTAA
- a CDS encoding DUF1697 domain-containing protein — MTTHLALLRGINVSGHNMIKMDALKATLEAIGFKNVQTYIQSGNVFVDCEEENAASVGFKIKQEIFKAFGHEVPIVVIGKTDLEKSLQNNPFLKEKEADLKKLYVAFISTTLRSDSINDLKISQFKPDEASIDESRIFIKYAVGAGKTRFDQKYIEKKLNVTATIRNWNTVTQLLKMYEER; from the coding sequence ATGACAACTCATCTCGCACTCCTTCGTGGCATCAATGTTTCGGGTCACAATATGATAAAAATGGACGCTTTGAAAGCTACTTTAGAAGCTATTGGTTTCAAAAATGTGCAAACATATATACAATCGGGAAATGTTTTTGTGGATTGCGAGGAGGAAAATGCGGCTTCAGTTGGTTTTAAAATAAAACAGGAAATTTTCAAGGCTTTTGGGCATGAAGTTCCTATCGTTGTCATTGGAAAAACCGATTTAGAAAAAAGTCTCCAAAACAACCCTTTTTTGAAAGAGAAAGAAGCTGATTTAAAAAAATTATATGTCGCTTTTATTTCGACAACGTTGCGAAGCGACAGTATCAACGATTTGAAAATTAGTCAATTCAAACCAGATGAAGCCAGCATTGACGAAAGCAGAATTTTTATAAAGTACGCTGTAGGAGCTGGCAAAACCAGATTTGACCAAAAATATATTGAAAAAAAACTGAATGTAACGGCAACAATTCGCAATTGGAATACCGTGACGCAGCTTTTGAAAATGTATGAGGAAAGATAA
- a CDS encoding aminopeptidase P N-terminal domain-containing protein encodes MKFKFSFILTVVFVFAAIAQNGNPTDYLSAEFHKERREALRQKMPKNSVAVFFGNAVRNRANDVDFVYHQDPNFYYLTGYKEPNCVLVIFSENQTNKEGKTYNELLYVQEKNPKAEQWTGVRLGVDGAKKNLGFDNALNGKEFLNSGIDFYSFSNVFFTDFKDDYRDSKKEEADLYKLIGSFKSQIGYNVKSDVKTDSNLQNEISATKTIAAKKTNIDTKAIITYMASLREVKSKEEMTLLTKAVRISAMGQRETMKAMHPGMSETEIQGIHEFVYKKYGSEYEGYPSIVGAGNNGCVLHYIENTKMKVDNDLVLMDLGAEYHGYTADVTRTIPANGKFSPEQKIIYDLVYEAQEAGIATVKIGNSFTAPDKAARDIITNGLMKLGIIKTAEESRKYFPHGTSHHIGLDVHDPGMYNTFEKDMVLTVEPGIYIPKGSDCDKKWWGIAVRIEDDILVTDNAPVNLSAEAPRKSSEIEALMTEKSALDTFSLPKLD; translated from the coding sequence ATGAAATTCAAATTTTCTTTTATTCTCACAGTGGTGTTTGTTTTTGCAGCAATAGCTCAAAATGGAAATCCAACGGATTATTTGTCGGCTGAATTTCACAAGGAGCGAAGAGAGGCTTTACGCCAAAAAATGCCAAAGAATAGTGTGGCAGTATTTTTTGGAAATGCTGTTCGAAACCGAGCCAATGATGTCGATTTTGTATATCATCAGGATCCAAATTTCTATTATTTAACTGGGTATAAAGAGCCCAATTGTGTTTTGGTCATTTTTTCGGAAAATCAAACCAATAAAGAAGGTAAAACATATAATGAACTACTTTACGTTCAGGAAAAAAATCCCAAAGCAGAGCAATGGACAGGCGTTCGTCTTGGAGTTGACGGAGCCAAAAAAAATCTAGGTTTTGATAATGCCCTTAACGGAAAAGAATTTCTGAACTCAGGAATTGACTTTTATAGTTTTAGCAATGTGTTTTTTACAGATTTCAAAGATGATTACCGCGATTCCAAGAAAGAAGAAGCCGATTTATATAAATTAATTGGTTCGTTTAAAAGCCAAATTGGATACAATGTAAAGTCGGACGTAAAAACAGATTCGAATTTGCAAAATGAGATTAGTGCAACCAAAACTATTGCAGCAAAAAAAACAAATATAGATACTAAAGCTATTATCACTTATATGGCAAGTTTACGGGAAGTTAAGTCTAAAGAAGAGATGACATTATTGACCAAAGCTGTTCGTATTTCGGCAATGGGACAGCGCGAAACGATGAAAGCCATGCATCCCGGTATGTCTGAAACCGAAATTCAGGGCATTCATGAATTTGTCTATAAAAAATACGGCAGTGAGTACGAAGGCTATCCTTCGATAGTTGGCGCCGGCAACAACGGTTGTGTTTTACATTATATAGAAAACACCAAAATGAAAGTAGATAATGATTTGGTCTTAATGGATTTAGGAGCCGAATATCACGGTTATACCGCCGATGTGACCCGAACTATTCCTGCCAACGGTAAGTTTTCTCCTGAGCAAAAAATAATTTATGATTTGGTTTACGAAGCCCAAGAAGCAGGAATTGCAACAGTCAAAATTGGAAATAGCTTCACAGCTCCAGATAAAGCAGCCCGTGATATTATTACCAATGGTTTAATGAAATTGGGAATCATCAAAACAGCCGAGGAATCCAGAAAATATTTCCCTCACGGAACTTCTCATCATATCGGGCTGGATGTGCACGATCCCGGTATGTACAACACCTTCGAGAAAGATATGGTGCTTACAGTTGAGCCCGGAATTTATATTCCAAAGGGTAGTGATTGTGACAAAAAATGGTGGGGAATTGCGGTACGAATCGAAGATGACATCTTGGTAACAGATAATGCTCCAGTCAATTTATCTGCCGAAGCTCCAAGAAAATCTAGTGAAATAGAAGCGCTTATGACCGAAAAAAGCGCATTGGATACTTTTAGTTTGCCAAAGCTGGACTAG
- a CDS encoding diphthine--ammonia ligase, with protein sequence MKKKALFNWSSGKDSALALYKTLREEEYEICCLLTSVNQQFQRISMHGVRVELLEQQAKSIGLPLEIMQIPEMPTMEVYEAVMQTTLSKLKEQGVKHSIFGDIFLEDLRKYREDKLAEMGFEGVFPLWKVPTQELIQEFIALGFKTIVVCVNQRFLDKSFVGRVIDQKFINDLPKNVDVCGENGEFHTFTFDGPIFSKPIEFEIGEVVYRKYEKPEKEDTSDTACDTSAPDAFDYGFWYCDLVAK encoded by the coding sequence TTGAAAAAGAAAGCCTTATTTAATTGGAGCAGCGGAAAAGATTCTGCTTTAGCATTATACAAAACCTTACGAGAAGAAGAATATGAAATTTGCTGTTTGCTAACTAGTGTAAATCAGCAGTTTCAGCGTATTTCGATGCATGGTGTTCGGGTCGAATTATTGGAACAACAAGCCAAAAGTATTGGTTTACCTCTAGAGATTATGCAAATTCCCGAAATGCCAACTATGGAAGTGTACGAAGCGGTTATGCAAACAACACTCTCCAAATTAAAGGAACAAGGAGTTAAACATTCAATTTTTGGCGATATTTTTCTCGAAGATTTACGAAAATACAGAGAAGATAAATTAGCTGAAATGGGTTTTGAAGGCGTTTTTCCGCTTTGGAAAGTTCCAACGCAAGAGTTGATTCAGGAATTTATTGCCTTGGGATTCAAAACGATTGTAGTTTGTGTCAACCAACGTTTTTTGGACAAAAGTTTTGTGGGTCGGGTAATTGACCAAAAATTTATTAATGATTTACCCAAAAATGTAGATGTTTGTGGCGAAAACGGAGAATTTCATACGTTTACTTTTGATGGACCAATTTTCAGTAAACCGATTGAATTTGAAATTGGCGAAGTGGTTTATCGTAAATATGAAAAACCTGAAAAAGAAGATACTTCAGATACCGCTTGCGACACTTCGGCTCCGGATGCTTTTGATTATGGATTTTGGTATTGTGATTTGGTAGCAAAATAA
- a CDS encoding M1 family metallopeptidase, which translates to MKYLFLFLSTFAFAQQSKFVDFKFVNGQITINPIDKSINGAVTYCFQVLKPIDTIKIDAQNMTFSEVELNEKKISFSTNGKELLLIYPFRKGKNFIQFLYEAKPKQTIYFVGSEATNNLQIWTQGQGKYTSNWFPSFDDVNEKVIFNMDIVFDSKYQAVSNGLLKNKVENNGVTYWSYKMKKPMSSYLLMLAIGNFDKSTLKAKSGIPLEMYIDPKDIAKQEPTYRYSKEMFDFLEKEIGVKYPWEVYRQAPVCEFLYAGMENTTTTLFSTRYVVDTIGFEDRSYTNVNAHELAHQWFGDLITAQSGKDHWLQEGFATYYALLAERAIYGDDYFYSKLYESAMQLKQASKTDTIPVLNAKASSLTFYQKGAWALHVLREGTGEKAFKKAVKNYLQKYAYQNVTTQNFFDEIKKVSNYDLDNFSKVWLETSGFNSEIANALLAKNKAMQVQLEVGKLRNKPLSEKYVFFEKTLQSDVYFTVKEAIVGQLTKEKFEDKKQLLLLALKTQNVQVRQAVASTLQKIPEEFRSDYETLLDDKSYQTQEFALYYLWNSFENKRVEYLEKSKYWVGFNDFNLRILWLSLAISTPEYATNKEIYIQELINYSSPNYEATTRQNALEYLINFNIINEAVFKNLVNATTHHMWQFSKFGRENIRVLLKNSEIKASFQEILPSLTEKEQFQLERLLKE; encoded by the coding sequence ATGAAATATCTTTTTTTGTTTCTATCCACATTTGCATTCGCACAACAATCGAAATTCGTAGATTTTAAATTTGTCAATGGTCAAATTACGATTAACCCTATTGACAAAAGTATCAATGGGGCAGTTACTTATTGCTTTCAAGTACTAAAACCTATTGACACCATTAAAATTGATGCACAAAATATGACTTTTTCAGAAGTGGAACTAAATGAAAAAAAGATTTCGTTTTCCACCAACGGAAAAGAATTGCTTTTGATTTATCCATTCCGCAAAGGAAAAAATTTCATTCAGTTTTTATACGAAGCCAAACCCAAACAAACGATTTATTTTGTAGGTTCGGAGGCGACCAACAATTTACAGATTTGGACACAGGGACAAGGAAAATACACCAGTAATTGGTTTCCGAGTTTTGATGATGTCAATGAGAAAGTGATTTTTAATATGGATATCGTTTTTGATTCTAAATATCAAGCAGTATCAAATGGACTTTTAAAAAATAAAGTCGAAAACAATGGTGTTACCTATTGGAGTTACAAAATGAAAAAACCAATGAGTTCTTATTTGTTGATGCTAGCCATCGGAAATTTTGACAAAAGCACATTGAAAGCCAAATCTGGAATTCCATTAGAAATGTATATTGATCCTAAAGATATTGCCAAACAAGAACCAACGTATCGTTATTCCAAAGAAATGTTTGATTTTTTGGAAAAGGAAATAGGAGTGAAGTATCCTTGGGAAGTCTATCGTCAGGCTCCGGTTTGTGAGTTTTTGTATGCCGGAATGGAAAATACTACCACAACATTATTTTCTACCCGTTATGTTGTAGACACTATTGGTTTTGAGGATCGAAGTTATACGAATGTCAATGCTCATGAATTGGCACATCAATGGTTTGGAGATTTGATTACAGCCCAAAGCGGAAAAGACCATTGGCTGCAGGAAGGATTTGCAACCTATTATGCCTTATTGGCTGAAAGGGCAATTTATGGCGACGATTATTTTTATTCCAAATTATATGAATCGGCTATGCAACTCAAACAAGCCTCCAAAACCGATACGATTCCGGTGCTGAATGCCAAAGCGAGTTCGTTAACTTTTTACCAAAAAGGGGCCTGGGCATTACACGTTTTACGCGAAGGAACTGGAGAGAAAGCGTTCAAAAAAGCAGTAAAAAATTATTTGCAGAAATATGCCTATCAAAACGTAACCACCCAAAATTTCTTTGACGAAATAAAGAAAGTATCGAATTATGATTTGGATAATTTCAGTAAAGTATGGCTGGAAACTTCTGGTTTTAATAGTGAAATTGCTAATGCTTTATTGGCCAAAAATAAAGCGATGCAAGTTCAACTCGAAGTGGGTAAACTCAGAAATAAACCTCTTTCAGAAAAGTATGTTTTTTTCGAAAAAACACTTCAATCGGATGTGTATTTCACTGTGAAAGAAGCTATTGTTGGGCAACTGACAAAAGAAAAATTCGAAGACAAAAAACAGCTGTTACTATTAGCGCTGAAAACCCAAAATGTTCAGGTTCGCCAAGCGGTTGCAAGTACTCTTCAAAAAATCCCCGAAGAATTTAGATCCGATTATGAGACTTTGCTCGATGACAAATCATATCAAACCCAAGAATTTGCATTGTATTATTTGTGGAATAGTTTTGAAAATAAAAGAGTAGAGTATCTTGAAAAATCAAAATATTGGGTAGGATTTAACGATTTTAATCTTAGAATTCTGTGGCTATCATTGGCTATTTCAACACCCGAATATGCAACGAATAAAGAAATATATATTCAGGAATTGATCAATTATTCTTCGCCAAATTATGAAGCCACAACCCGACAAAATGCTTTGGAATATTTGATAAATTTCAACATAATCAACGAGGCGGTTTTTAAGAATCTGGTCAATGCCACCACGCATCACATGTGGCAATTTTCTAAATTTGGAAGAGAAAACATTCGGGTATTATTAAAAAATTCCGAAATTAAAGCTTCTTTCCAAGAAATACTTCCCAGTTTGACCGAAAAAGAACAATTTCAATTGGAACGTTTGTTGAAAGAGTAG
- a CDS encoding sulfite exporter TauE/SafE family protein, whose translation METYIIVLLCLAAFFAGFIDAIVGGGGLIQTPVGLILLPSLPVSTVIGSLKIPAFSGTSFAAYQYMKKVDVNWKILGTMMLLACPAAFLGSTVLTYVSNDFMKPLLLVVLSLLVIYTYAKKNFGQHQARDISARTQILNAVGISFVVGFYDGFIGPGTGSFLVVAFIAIMGFDFLHASANAKMVNLATNFGSICLFMLKGKIIWAIALPMAASNATGGWIGAKLAINRGNKFIRIFFLVVVIGTLIRFAYDVFFK comes from the coding sequence ATGGAAACCTACATTATCGTATTACTTTGTTTAGCAGCCTTTTTTGCAGGATTTATAGATGCCATTGTCGGCGGCGGCGGACTGATACAGACGCCTGTAGGACTGATATTATTGCCCAGTCTTCCCGTATCTACAGTAATAGGATCATTGAAAATTCCGGCATTTAGTGGTACTTCATTTGCGGCGTATCAATATATGAAAAAAGTAGATGTCAATTGGAAAATTCTTGGTACTATGATGCTGTTGGCTTGCCCAGCAGCTTTTTTGGGATCGACAGTATTGACTTATGTAAGTAATGATTTTATGAAACCTTTATTACTAGTAGTACTTTCATTATTAGTGATTTATACCTATGCCAAGAAAAATTTTGGACAGCACCAAGCCAGAGATATCTCTGCCAGAACCCAAATCCTGAATGCGGTTGGAATCAGTTTTGTAGTAGGTTTTTACGACGGATTTATTGGTCCTGGCACGGGAAGCTTTCTTGTTGTTGCTTTCATCGCTATAATGGGATTTGACTTCTTGCACGCCTCTGCCAATGCCAAGATGGTCAATCTGGCAACTAATTTTGGTTCTATTTGCTTGTTCATGCTTAAAGGTAAAATCATTTGGGCCATCGCCTTACCTATGGCTGCAAGCAACGCAACAGGAGGATGGATAGGTGCCAAACTCGCCATCAACCGTGGCAATAAGTTTATCCGAATTTTCTTTTTGGTTGTAGTGATTGGTACTTTAATTCGTTTTGCTTATGATGTTTTTTTTAAATAG
- a CDS encoding DUF1801 domain-containing protein — protein sequence MKKNKTIETENSVVDFLARISEKKRREDCASLIALLSKLSGFEPKMWGTAIVGFGIYNYKYESGFEGNAPLVGLASRKNAITVYIASTFDEKETLLSQLGKHKTSKACLYIQKLEDIDISILSQLVQRSIERIKELYPS from the coding sequence ATGAAAAAAAATAAAACAATTGAAACCGAAAATAGTGTTGTCGACTTTTTAGCCAGGATAAGTGAGAAAAAAAGACGTGAAGACTGTGCCTCATTAATCGCTTTGTTAAGCAAACTATCTGGATTTGAACCTAAAATGTGGGGAACAGCTATTGTTGGTTTTGGTATTTATAATTACAAATACGAAAGCGGATTTGAGGGTAATGCACCTCTTGTCGGGCTTGCCTCTAGAAAAAATGCTATTACGGTATATATCGCTTCTACTTTTGACGAGAAAGAAACGCTACTTTCTCAGCTAGGAAAGCATAAAACCAGTAAAGCATGCTTGTATATTCAAAAACTGGAAGATATTGATATTAGTATATTGAGTCAATTGGTACAAAGATCAATCGAGCGTATTAAGGAATTATATCCAAGTTGA